In one window of Macrobrachium nipponense isolate FS-2020 chromosome 2, ASM1510439v2, whole genome shotgun sequence DNA:
- the LOC135221442 gene encoding uncharacterized protein LOC135221442 — protein sequence MYNHWENNFCETTDAYRGFLRAFPGVGVFQTNDHCNGIADSQVSNEHQRTQGGEYLSQGDNLSDSPVAWSHISPYNVLSNTYTMPGYRCKKLALAVTLILAKTSIQKTGYAAACILDDNYASIKLHESVRFTRQHPFGDQYFKSSLSTCIFDGLKAFA from the coding sequence ATGTACAACCACTGGGAAAACAACTTCTGCGAGACAACAGACGCTTACAGAGGTTTTTTAAGAGCTTTCCCTGGCGTAGGCGTCTTTCAGACCAATGACCATTGCAACGGTATCGCCGACAGCCAAGTAAGCAACGAACATCAGCGAACTCAAGGCGGTGAATATTTGTCACAGGGAGACAACTTGTCTGACTCACCGGTTGCATGGTCCCACATTTCCCCTTACAATGTGTTGTCAAATACTTACACCATGCCCGGATATCGCTGTAAAAAATTAGCGCTTGCTGTTACCTTAATTTTAGCTAAAACTTCCATTCAAAAAACTGGTTATGCAGCAGCCTGTATACTTGATGACAACTATGCTTCAATCAAGTTGCATGAAAGCGTGAGGTTCACAAGACAACATCCTTTTGGGGACCAGTATTTCAAAAGTTCCCTGAGCACCTGCATCTTCGATGGTCTAAAGGCATTTGCTTGA